In Pseudopipra pipra isolate bDixPip1 chromosome 5, bDixPip1.hap1, whole genome shotgun sequence, the following proteins share a genomic window:
- the LOC135414459 gene encoding solute carrier family 23 member 1-like isoform X2, which translates to MEATTAPHQIVLPRAQRKVGAQAMVGPSLPTLSQMCLPGICASCWAFRLPIIQGGTFAFLTPTLAMLSLPSWKCPAWTQNATLVNASSPEFIEVWQTRMREVQGAIIVASCFQIFVGFSGLIGFLMRFIGPLTIAPTITLVALPLFESAGNEAGQHWGIAFMTIFFIVLFSQYLKDVPVLLPSYQKGKKCQFSPVYLFQIFPVLLGLSLSWLLCYVLTVTNVLPVDPTAYGHLARTDTRGDVLSQAPWFRLPYPGQWGMPTVSLAGIFGILAGVISSMLESVGDYYACARLSRAPPPPKHAISRGIGVEGIGCLLAGAWGTGNGTTSYSENVGALGITKVGSRMVIIAGACAMLLSGIFGKVGAMLASIPSPVIGGMFLVMFGVITAVGISNLQYTDMNSSRNIFIFGFSVFSGLTIPNWASKNSALLETGIIQLDQVIQVLLTTGMFVGGLLGFILDNTIPGTQEERGLLAWKHSHKGGMESSLLISKVYDLPFGIGTKYCAVSWFRYLPACPKRLSGNKRMDELKAAGQKCTVKASSERDSEIGADTRI; encoded by the exons ATGGAAGCCACTACTGCTCCTCACCAGATTGTGCTGCCCAGGGCCCAGAGGAAGGTGGGGGCACAGGCCATGGTGGGACCAAGCTTGCCTACACTGTCACAGATGTGCCTCCCTGGCATCTGTGCATCCTGCTGGGCATTCAG GTTGCCTATTATTCAAGGAGGGACTTTTGCATTCCTGACCCCCACCTTGGCAATGCTGTCTCTCCCCAGTTGGAAGTGCCCTGCCTGGACACAGAATGCCACCTTGGTGAATGCTTCTTCACCAGAATTCATTGAAGTCTGGCAGACACGGATGCGAGAG GTGCAAGGAGCTATCATTGTAGCTTCCTGCTTTCAAATCTTCGTTGGATTTTCTGGCCTGATTGGATTTCTGATGAGGTTCATCGGCCCCCTGACAATTGCTCCCACCATCACCTTGGTTGCGCTACCTCTCTTTGAGTCTGCTGGGAAtgaggctgggcagcactggggcaTAGCATTCAT GactatttttttcatagttcTGTTCTCTCAGTacctgaaagatgtccctgtgctgctgccatctTACCAGAAAGGCAAGAAGTGCCAATTCTCTCCAGTCTACCTCTTCCAGATCTTTCCG gtgctgctggggctctCCCTGAGCTGGCTGCTCTGCTATGTGCTGACAGTGACCAATGTCCTCCCTGTGGACCCCACTGCCTACGGACACCTGGCTCGCACGGACACTCGTGGGGACGTTTTGTCACAGGCTCCCTGGTTTCGGCTGCCTTACCCAG GCCAGTGGGGAATGCCAACAGTCAGCCTGGCTGGGATATTTGGCATCTTAGCCGGGGTGATTTCCTCCATGCTGGAGTCCGTGGGAGATTACTATGCCTGTGCCCGCCTGTCCagggccccgccgccgccgaaGCACGCCATCAGCCGCGGGATTGGGGTGGAAGGCATCGGCTGCCTTCTGGCTGGGGcctggggcacagggaatgGCACCACATCCTACAGCGAGAATGTGGGGGCCCTGGGCATCACCAAG GTAGGGAGTCGAATGGTCATCATTGCTGGTGCCTGTGCCATGCTCCTGAGTGGCATCTTTGGGAAAGTCGGGGCGATGCTTGccagcatccccagcccagtgatCGGAGGCATGTTCCTCGTGATGTTCGGAGTTATCACGGCAGTGGGGATTTCCAATTTGCAG TATACAGATATGAACTCCTCAAGAAACATCTTTATCTTtggattttctgtattttctggcCTCACAATTCCCAACTGGGCAAGCAAAAATAGTGCACTGCTGGAAACAG GAATCATCCAGCTTGACCAGGTGATCCAGGTGCTCCTCACCACTGGGATGTTCGTGGGTGGACTCCTGGGGTTTATCCTTGATAACACCATTCCAG GAACACAGGAGGAGCGGGGGCTACTGGCATGGAAGCATAGCCACAAGGGTGGGATGGAGAGCTCTCTGCTCATTTCCAAGGTCTATGATCTTCCATTTGGCATAGGCACCAAATACTGTGCTGTCTCTTGGTTTCGGTATCTCCCTGCTTGCCCCAAAAGACTGTCTGGCAACAAGAGAATGGATGAACTGAAGGCTGCTGGACAAAAATGCACCGTTAAAGCAAGCTCAGAAAGAGACTCTGAGATCGGTGCAGATACAAGGATATAA
- the LOC135414459 gene encoding solute carrier family 23 member 1-like isoform X1, with amino-acid sequence MTPSSDKDVNGLDNPSFVVEDGSHYCSSPDCAAQGPEEGGGTGHGGTKLAYTVTDVPPWHLCILLGIQHFLTAMGGLVAIPLILSKELCLQHDLLTQSHLISTIFFVSGICTLLQVLFGVRLPIIQGGTFAFLTPTLAMLSLPSWKCPAWTQNATLVNASSPEFIEVWQTRMREVQGAIIVASCFQIFVGFSGLIGFLMRFIGPLTIAPTITLVALPLFESAGNEAGQHWGIAFMTIFFIVLFSQYLKDVPVLLPSYQKGKKCQFSPVYLFQIFPVLLGLSLSWLLCYVLTVTNVLPVDPTAYGHLARTDTRGDVLSQAPWFRLPYPGQWGMPTVSLAGIFGILAGVISSMLESVGDYYACARLSRAPPPPKHAISRGIGVEGIGCLLAGAWGTGNGTTSYSENVGALGITKVGSRMVIIAGACAMLLSGIFGKVGAMLASIPSPVIGGMFLVMFGVITAVGISNLQYTDMNSSRNIFIFGFSVFSGLTIPNWASKNSALLETGIIQLDQVIQVLLTTGMFVGGLLGFILDNTIPGTQEERGLLAWKHSHKGGMESSLLISKVYDLPFGIGTKYCAVSWFRYLPACPKRLSGNKRMDELKAAGQKCTVKASSERDSEIGADTRI; translated from the exons ATGACTCCCTCCTCAGACAAAGATGTCAACGGGCTAGATAACCCCAGCTTTGTG GTTGAAGATGGAAGCCACTACTGCTCCTCACCAGATTGTGCTGCCCAGGGCCCAGAGGAAGGTGGGGGCACAGGCCATGGTGGGACCAAGCTTGCCTACACTGTCACAGATGTGCCTCCCTGGCATCTGTGCATCCTGCTGGGCATTCAG CACTTCCTGACAGCCATGGGAGGTCTTGTAGCTATCCCGCTGATCCTCTCCAAAGAGCTTTGCCTCCAGCACGATCTACTCACCCAGAGCCACTTGATCAGCACCATCTTCTTTGTCTCAGGAATTTGCACCCTGCTGCAAGTCCTCTTTGGAGTCAG GTTGCCTATTATTCAAGGAGGGACTTTTGCATTCCTGACCCCCACCTTGGCAATGCTGTCTCTCCCCAGTTGGAAGTGCCCTGCCTGGACACAGAATGCCACCTTGGTGAATGCTTCTTCACCAGAATTCATTGAAGTCTGGCAGACACGGATGCGAGAG GTGCAAGGAGCTATCATTGTAGCTTCCTGCTTTCAAATCTTCGTTGGATTTTCTGGCCTGATTGGATTTCTGATGAGGTTCATCGGCCCCCTGACAATTGCTCCCACCATCACCTTGGTTGCGCTACCTCTCTTTGAGTCTGCTGGGAAtgaggctgggcagcactggggcaTAGCATTCAT GactatttttttcatagttcTGTTCTCTCAGTacctgaaagatgtccctgtgctgctgccatctTACCAGAAAGGCAAGAAGTGCCAATTCTCTCCAGTCTACCTCTTCCAGATCTTTCCG gtgctgctggggctctCCCTGAGCTGGCTGCTCTGCTATGTGCTGACAGTGACCAATGTCCTCCCTGTGGACCCCACTGCCTACGGACACCTGGCTCGCACGGACACTCGTGGGGACGTTTTGTCACAGGCTCCCTGGTTTCGGCTGCCTTACCCAG GCCAGTGGGGAATGCCAACAGTCAGCCTGGCTGGGATATTTGGCATCTTAGCCGGGGTGATTTCCTCCATGCTGGAGTCCGTGGGAGATTACTATGCCTGTGCCCGCCTGTCCagggccccgccgccgccgaaGCACGCCATCAGCCGCGGGATTGGGGTGGAAGGCATCGGCTGCCTTCTGGCTGGGGcctggggcacagggaatgGCACCACATCCTACAGCGAGAATGTGGGGGCCCTGGGCATCACCAAG GTAGGGAGTCGAATGGTCATCATTGCTGGTGCCTGTGCCATGCTCCTGAGTGGCATCTTTGGGAAAGTCGGGGCGATGCTTGccagcatccccagcccagtgatCGGAGGCATGTTCCTCGTGATGTTCGGAGTTATCACGGCAGTGGGGATTTCCAATTTGCAG TATACAGATATGAACTCCTCAAGAAACATCTTTATCTTtggattttctgtattttctggcCTCACAATTCCCAACTGGGCAAGCAAAAATAGTGCACTGCTGGAAACAG GAATCATCCAGCTTGACCAGGTGATCCAGGTGCTCCTCACCACTGGGATGTTCGTGGGTGGACTCCTGGGGTTTATCCTTGATAACACCATTCCAG GAACACAGGAGGAGCGGGGGCTACTGGCATGGAAGCATAGCCACAAGGGTGGGATGGAGAGCTCTCTGCTCATTTCCAAGGTCTATGATCTTCCATTTGGCATAGGCACCAAATACTGTGCTGTCTCTTGGTTTCGGTATCTCCCTGCTTGCCCCAAAAGACTGTCTGGCAACAAGAGAATGGATGAACTGAAGGCTGCTGGACAAAAATGCACCGTTAAAGCAAGCTCAGAAAGAGACTCTGAGATCGGTGCAGATACAAGGATATAA
- the LOC135414459 gene encoding solute carrier family 23 member 1-like isoform X3, translated as MGGLVAIPLILSKELCLQHDLLTQSHLISTIFFVSGICTLLQVLFGVRLPIIQGGTFAFLTPTLAMLSLPSWKCPAWTQNATLVNASSPEFIEVWQTRMREVQGAIIVASCFQIFVGFSGLIGFLMRFIGPLTIAPTITLVALPLFESAGNEAGQHWGIAFMTIFFIVLFSQYLKDVPVLLPSYQKGKKCQFSPVYLFQIFPVLLGLSLSWLLCYVLTVTNVLPVDPTAYGHLARTDTRGDVLSQAPWFRLPYPGQWGMPTVSLAGIFGILAGVISSMLESVGDYYACARLSRAPPPPKHAISRGIGVEGIGCLLAGAWGTGNGTTSYSENVGALGITKVGSRMVIIAGACAMLLSGIFGKVGAMLASIPSPVIGGMFLVMFGVITAVGISNLQYTDMNSSRNIFIFGFSVFSGLTIPNWASKNSALLETGIIQLDQVIQVLLTTGMFVGGLLGFILDNTIPGTQEERGLLAWKHSHKGGMESSLLISKVYDLPFGIGTKYCAVSWFRYLPACPKRLSGNKRMDELKAAGQKCTVKASSERDSEIGADTRI; from the exons ATGGGAGGTCTTGTAGCTATCCCGCTGATCCTCTCCAAAGAGCTTTGCCTCCAGCACGATCTACTCACCCAGAGCCACTTGATCAGCACCATCTTCTTTGTCTCAGGAATTTGCACCCTGCTGCAAGTCCTCTTTGGAGTCAG GTTGCCTATTATTCAAGGAGGGACTTTTGCATTCCTGACCCCCACCTTGGCAATGCTGTCTCTCCCCAGTTGGAAGTGCCCTGCCTGGACACAGAATGCCACCTTGGTGAATGCTTCTTCACCAGAATTCATTGAAGTCTGGCAGACACGGATGCGAGAG GTGCAAGGAGCTATCATTGTAGCTTCCTGCTTTCAAATCTTCGTTGGATTTTCTGGCCTGATTGGATTTCTGATGAGGTTCATCGGCCCCCTGACAATTGCTCCCACCATCACCTTGGTTGCGCTACCTCTCTTTGAGTCTGCTGGGAAtgaggctgggcagcactggggcaTAGCATTCAT GactatttttttcatagttcTGTTCTCTCAGTacctgaaagatgtccctgtgctgctgccatctTACCAGAAAGGCAAGAAGTGCCAATTCTCTCCAGTCTACCTCTTCCAGATCTTTCCG gtgctgctggggctctCCCTGAGCTGGCTGCTCTGCTATGTGCTGACAGTGACCAATGTCCTCCCTGTGGACCCCACTGCCTACGGACACCTGGCTCGCACGGACACTCGTGGGGACGTTTTGTCACAGGCTCCCTGGTTTCGGCTGCCTTACCCAG GCCAGTGGGGAATGCCAACAGTCAGCCTGGCTGGGATATTTGGCATCTTAGCCGGGGTGATTTCCTCCATGCTGGAGTCCGTGGGAGATTACTATGCCTGTGCCCGCCTGTCCagggccccgccgccgccgaaGCACGCCATCAGCCGCGGGATTGGGGTGGAAGGCATCGGCTGCCTTCTGGCTGGGGcctggggcacagggaatgGCACCACATCCTACAGCGAGAATGTGGGGGCCCTGGGCATCACCAAG GTAGGGAGTCGAATGGTCATCATTGCTGGTGCCTGTGCCATGCTCCTGAGTGGCATCTTTGGGAAAGTCGGGGCGATGCTTGccagcatccccagcccagtgatCGGAGGCATGTTCCTCGTGATGTTCGGAGTTATCACGGCAGTGGGGATTTCCAATTTGCAG TATACAGATATGAACTCCTCAAGAAACATCTTTATCTTtggattttctgtattttctggcCTCACAATTCCCAACTGGGCAAGCAAAAATAGTGCACTGCTGGAAACAG GAATCATCCAGCTTGACCAGGTGATCCAGGTGCTCCTCACCACTGGGATGTTCGTGGGTGGACTCCTGGGGTTTATCCTTGATAACACCATTCCAG GAACACAGGAGGAGCGGGGGCTACTGGCATGGAAGCATAGCCACAAGGGTGGGATGGAGAGCTCTCTGCTCATTTCCAAGGTCTATGATCTTCCATTTGGCATAGGCACCAAATACTGTGCTGTCTCTTGGTTTCGGTATCTCCCTGCTTGCCCCAAAAGACTGTCTGGCAACAAGAGAATGGATGAACTGAAGGCTGCTGGACAAAAATGCACCGTTAAAGCAAGCTCAGAAAGAGACTCTGAGATCGGTGCAGATACAAGGATATAA